A genomic window from Oceanobacillus timonensis includes:
- a CDS encoding NAD-dependent formate dehydrogenase: MKIVALFPETTGSNTENQLLNTEKAIGLKPFLQEKGHELVILNNNEKDLDAHLADMDVVISAPFYPAYMTKERLNNAPNLKLAITAGVGSDHVDLDAAVENEVTVVEVTGSNTVSVAEHAVMDILILLRNFLEGHRQAEEGEWNLSQVGNHAHDLQHKTVGIFGFGRIGQLVAERLAPFDVTIQHYDPMNQKDMKGSTFVPFDKLVKTSDVITIHAPLTHSTDNLFDKEVLSQMKQGSYLINTARGKIVNTDDLTEMIESNHIQGYAGDVWYPQPAPADHPWRTMPRQAMTVHYSGMTLEAQARIEEGVKDILTRFFEEKPFQEKDVIVDGGKIASSSYTAE, encoded by the coding sequence ATGAAAATTGTAGCATTATTTCCTGAAACAACCGGCAGTAACACGGAAAACCAATTATTGAATACGGAGAAAGCAATTGGATTAAAACCGTTCTTACAAGAAAAAGGACACGAACTGGTTATTTTAAATAATAATGAAAAAGATTTGGATGCACATCTGGCTGATATGGACGTCGTTATCAGCGCACCTTTCTACCCTGCGTATATGACAAAGGAACGTCTGAACAATGCGCCAAATTTAAAACTCGCCATAACCGCTGGCGTTGGTTCAGACCATGTTGATTTAGACGCAGCCGTTGAAAATGAAGTGACCGTTGTCGAGGTGACTGGCAGTAATACAGTCAGTGTAGCGGAACATGCTGTTATGGATATTCTTATCCTGCTGCGTAATTTCTTGGAAGGCCATCGTCAGGCAGAGGAAGGCGAATGGAATTTATCACAAGTTGGCAATCATGCCCATGATTTGCAGCATAAGACAGTAGGTATTTTCGGATTCGGACGTATCGGTCAACTTGTTGCAGAACGCTTAGCTCCATTTGATGTGACCATTCAGCACTACGATCCGATGAACCAAAAAGATATGAAAGGTTCCACTTTTGTTCCTTTTGACAAGTTAGTTAAAACAAGCGATGTGATTACTATTCACGCACCATTAACCCATTCTACCGATAACCTGTTTGATAAAGAAGTATTAAGCCAAATGAAACAAGGCAGTTATTTAATCAATACGGCACGCGGCAAAATTGTCAATACAGACGATTTAACAGAAATGATTGAATCTAATCATATCCAAGGCTACGCAGGCGATGTATGGTATCCACAGCCTGCTCCGGCAGATCATCCATGGAGAACCATGCCGCGTCAGGCAATGACTGTACACTACTCCGGCATGACATTAGAAGCGCAAGCCCGAATTGAAGAGGGCGTTAAAGATATCTTAACGCGTTTCTTTGAAGAAAAACCGTTCCAAGAGAAAGATGTGATTGTAGACGGCGGTAAAATCGCAAGCTCCAGTTATACTGCGGAATAA
- a CDS encoding sensor histidine kinase, with protein sequence MLRNKEIRFFLTSTVLILGIGMLLGYMHSPVTAVFIAIVGGSLVICYMVWMVWRYQRMIQLSGYLRKIMAGDTALDVRDNREGDLSILKNEIYKMTRMLSEQQEGLQKDKEKLTDAISDISHQIKTPLTSMTVMADLLSDPNMETEKRQEFTYHIRRQLERMEWLVSSLLKLSKIDAGTTLFSKEKVEVDQLIQEVVAPMEIPVELKEMELEIEEKPGVTFIGDKNWTKEACINILKNAIEHTPHGGKVSISYKENAIFTEIRINDNGKGIEKAELPHIFKRFYKGSQAADGSVGIGLAMAYSIVAHQQGDIEVISESEKGTTFLIKFYQGETAR encoded by the coding sequence ATGCTGCGAAATAAAGAAATCCGTTTTTTTCTCACTTCCACGGTATTGATTTTAGGAATTGGTATGCTATTAGGGTATATGCATTCTCCTGTCACAGCCGTCTTTATTGCGATTGTGGGCGGGAGTCTGGTGATTTGTTATATGGTATGGATGGTTTGGCGTTACCAGCGGATGATCCAGTTATCCGGTTATTTACGAAAAATTATGGCAGGAGATACCGCGCTCGATGTCCGGGATAATCGAGAAGGGGACCTCAGTATATTAAAAAATGAAATCTATAAAATGACCCGGATGCTATCCGAACAGCAGGAAGGGCTGCAGAAGGATAAAGAAAAACTCACAGATGCGATTTCCGATATTTCTCATCAAATCAAAACACCGCTGACTTCGATGACCGTAATGGCTGATTTATTAAGCGATCCGAATATGGAGACGGAAAAGCGGCAGGAATTTACATATCATATTCGCAGGCAATTAGAACGGATGGAATGGCTTGTATCCTCGTTATTAAAGCTTTCCAAAATCGATGCGGGAACTACGCTATTCAGCAAGGAAAAGGTTGAAGTGGACCAGCTTATACAAGAAGTCGTTGCACCGATGGAAATCCCTGTTGAGCTGAAGGAGATGGAGCTGGAGATAGAAGAAAAGCCAGGGGTGACTTTTATAGGCGATAAAAACTGGACGAAAGAGGCTTGTATTAATATTTTAAAGAATGCAATAGAACACACCCCGCACGGCGGAAAAGTCTCCATCTCTTATAAGGAAAATGCTATTTTTACAGAAATTCGAATTAATGATAATGGCAAAGGTATCGAGAAAGCAGAGCTTCCACATATTTTTAAACGTTTTTATAAAGGAAGTCAGGCGGCTGATGGCAGTGTTGGTATTGGTTTGGCGATGGCTTATTCGATTGTTGCTCATCAGCAGGGAGATATTGAAGTAATAAGTGAATCTGAAAAAGGAACCACTTTTTTAATTAAATTCTATCAGGGAGAAACAGCTCGCTAA
- a CDS encoding IS91 family transposase, with translation MRKGSGVIKEILKDHFAGFWEFHADRFPKTYREHIKETVEKTIRCGTRDLGYARYECLGCEGDPSPKFVCFTCKSRLCHRCGKKYTDDWSDKQQEMIFNVTHRHMVFTLPRELRNIFYNDRKKLNELSKQVAEVFQYHNKKKGKKRGFRSGIITVIHTFGRDLKFNPHIHALVTEGALDNQNEWVNNGYVPYDFLRKSWQKVVLDLLKKWFPATPKIIELINELYQRYPKGFYVNAEKKMNNAKRVAKYIGRYLARPAIAEYRIESYDGETVHYWYEDHKTGKRVDKKVPVYRFLFEILQHIPPKHFRMVGRYGLYSRRAHRKAQQILSLYAFMRTKQISFLLEAKRKKKTYRQRMIESFEQDPLECPCCRKQMELIGIWHADYGWIYHYMEDVEKERRRRYGIDKPKRAG, from the coding sequence ATGAGAAAGGGAAGCGGAGTTATTAAAGAAATCTTAAAAGACCATTTTGCTGGATTTTGGGAGTTCCATGCTGATCGTTTTCCGAAAACTTATCGTGAACATATAAAAGAAACGGTAGAAAAAACAATTCGTTGCGGGACACGTGATTTAGGATATGCTCGCTATGAGTGTTTAGGATGTGAAGGGGATCCTTCTCCTAAATTCGTGTGTTTTACTTGTAAAAGCAGACTATGCCACCGTTGTGGGAAAAAGTATACGGATGACTGGTCAGACAAACAACAGGAAATGATATTTAATGTTACGCATCGCCATATGGTCTTTACACTTCCACGAGAGTTAAGAAACATATTTTACAATGACCGAAAAAAATTAAATGAATTAAGTAAACAGGTAGCCGAAGTATTTCAGTACCATAATAAAAAGAAAGGTAAGAAAAGAGGCTTCCGTTCAGGGATTATTACGGTTATTCATACGTTTGGAAGAGATTTAAAGTTTAATCCTCACATACATGCATTGGTGACAGAAGGTGCGTTAGATAATCAAAATGAATGGGTTAATAATGGATATGTTCCTTATGATTTTTTAAGAAAGTCCTGGCAAAAAGTTGTCTTAGATTTGTTGAAGAAGTGGTTTCCTGCAACACCGAAAATCATAGAACTTATTAATGAGTTATATCAAAGGTATCCGAAAGGCTTTTATGTCAATGCAGAGAAGAAAATGAACAATGCCAAGCGTGTAGCCAAGTATATCGGCAGATATTTAGCTCGACCAGCTATCGCCGAATATCGTATTGAATCTTATGATGGGGAAACAGTTCATTACTGGTATGAGGATCATAAAACAGGAAAACGTGTAGATAAAAAGGTTCCAGTGTACAGGTTCTTATTTGAAATATTACAACACATTCCACCAAAGCATTTTCGAATGGTTGGGAGATATGGGCTGTATAGTAGAAGGGCTCATCGTAAAGCGCAACAAATATTGAGTTTATATGCGTTCATGAGAACGAAGCAGATTTCGTTTCTTTTGGAAGCAAAACGTAAGAAAAAAACATACCGTCAACGTATGATAGAATCATTTGAACAGGACCCTTTGGAATGTCCGTGTTGCCGTAAACAGATGGAGCTCATTGGAATATGGCATGCTGACTATGGGTGGATTTATCATTACATGGAGGATGTAGAGAAAGAAAGAAGGAGGAGATACGGAATTGACAAACCCAAAAGAGCCGGATAA
- a CDS encoding GNAT family N-acetyltransferase, producing MHFKTVEENDLRMCSNLFLSVFNEEPWNDKWTMAKAEQYLTDFYRTPGFLGVSAIEKEEMVGFIFGTRRTWWSGDEFFIHEMCVDTDRQNKGIGKALINHLINELDSNSITAISLLTDRGISAEAFYKRRGFKEIERLVFLSREV from the coding sequence GTGCATTTTAAAACAGTTGAAGAGAATGATTTGCGTATGTGCAGTAACCTGTTTTTAAGCGTTTTTAACGAGGAGCCATGGAATGATAAATGGACGATGGCAAAAGCTGAACAATATTTGACAGATTTTTACCGGACTCCGGGATTTTTAGGCGTGTCTGCGATAGAAAAGGAGGAGATGGTTGGTTTTATATTTGGAACACGTCGAACCTGGTGGAGTGGAGACGAATTTTTTATCCATGAAATGTGTGTAGATACGGATAGACAAAATAAAGGGATTGGAAAGGCGCTAATCAATCATTTGATAAATGAACTGGATTCCAATTCGATTACTGCCATTTCTCTTTTGACGGACAGAGGAATATCGGCAGAAGCTTTTTATAAAAGACGTGGCTTTAAAGAAATAGAAAGACTTGTTTTTCTAAGTCGTGAAGTTTAA
- a CDS encoding ABC transporter permease has translation MNIVNKVTLRHLKENKRRTLITIIGVIISVAMITGVASLGISFIDMQQRDAIANEGNWHYSMDQLDSEQLEKIQTDANTDSVGVMKEYGYAPLNDQLLKRYLYVRGMDETALEQMQVNLTKGRLPANEKEVVISEELKRQDFDYQIGDTIELNIGERHYTGTRGMANHTLGQDDSLLVIEGQVDEELRNQTEYSFTIVGEIEEPIWDEPWSPGYTVLAYTDAQASSVVDRAFVKVNDLGITLFDDVDLLAQELDVADDTYNFNTTLLNTYLVSVNSGTVSTLSGLLTVIMLIIVIGSMALIYNAFAISVSERSRYLGMLASVGATKRQKRNSVLFEGFLIGAISIPVGIGAGFAGIGITLHYVNQILQNVGLETDFRLVVTFPLIGIAVGVSLMTILISAWIPAVRASKVTAIDAIRQAKDVKLTKKKVKTSRIVRKLFGYEAEIALKNLKRHKKRYQVTVFSLMISVILFLTVGFYTSSLTKSYEVLSDELEYDISISGTGEIDDSNPLWKTYQDIQDLDSVEESFIYKEANLQAYFPEHMTGENYENWDQTPEKAEGLPYNLELVGLSDTDWEQYLADNDITDRAESDFRGVLVNHVTYNDGTQYIETDMLKVDTGDMLPLQVNSYNEETEDWNLEQGEDIELLGLTNQYPVGDSHADSKTIYLIVPEQVLENIVESYPNERASLSEVYVTSDDPDQAQEDIEALGIANEVSIYNQYEIRRDNEQFARVLSIFVYGFIILITLISVANIFNTISTSIALRRREFVTMKSIGMTPKAFRKMIYFESLFYGMKSLLYGLPISFVVMYIIYSQTQYAFDYSFNIPWIYIGIAILAVFLIVGAAMLYSMSKLKKDSIVETLRQENI, from the coding sequence ATGAATATAGTTAATAAAGTTACGTTAAGGCATTTAAAAGAAAATAAACGAAGAACGCTTATTACGATTATTGGTGTCATTATTTCTGTTGCGATGATTACAGGAGTAGCTTCCCTGGGAATTTCTTTTATAGATATGCAGCAGCGGGATGCGATTGCTAATGAAGGGAATTGGCATTACAGCATGGATCAGCTTGATTCAGAGCAGCTGGAAAAGATTCAAACCGATGCCAATACAGATTCTGTTGGTGTGATGAAGGAATATGGTTACGCACCGTTGAATGATCAATTATTGAAAAGATACCTGTATGTCCGGGGCATGGATGAAACGGCTCTGGAGCAGATGCAAGTGAATCTGACGAAAGGCCGGCTCCCGGCAAATGAAAAGGAGGTAGTGATCTCTGAGGAATTAAAGAGACAGGATTTTGATTACCAAATTGGAGATACGATTGAGTTAAATATAGGAGAAAGACATTATACAGGAACGAGAGGTATGGCAAATCATACGTTAGGTCAAGATGATTCCCTGCTGGTTATAGAGGGACAAGTGGATGAAGAATTACGTAATCAAACGGAATACAGCTTTACCATTGTTGGTGAAATCGAAGAACCGATATGGGACGAGCCGTGGTCTCCAGGATATACGGTTTTAGCTTATACGGATGCACAAGCGTCATCTGTGGTGGATCGTGCTTTTGTAAAAGTGAATGATTTAGGGATAACCCTTTTCGATGATGTAGATTTGCTGGCGCAAGAATTGGATGTAGCGGATGATACGTATAATTTTAACACGACTTTATTGAATACGTACCTTGTTTCCGTGAACAGCGGGACGGTTTCTACTTTGTCCGGATTATTAACGGTTATTATGCTGATTATCGTGATTGGTTCCATGGCTTTAATTTATAATGCATTTGCTATCTCGGTATCAGAAAGATCACGGTATTTAGGAATGCTTGCCAGCGTTGGAGCGACGAAACGGCAAAAAAGAAATTCCGTTTTATTTGAAGGATTTTTAATCGGGGCAATCAGTATCCCTGTTGGAATTGGAGCTGGTTTTGCCGGCATTGGCATCACGCTGCATTATGTGAATCAGATTTTACAAAATGTAGGGCTGGAGACAGATTTTCGGCTGGTTGTTACTTTTCCTTTAATTGGGATAGCTGTCGGTGTTTCTTTGATGACTATTTTGATTTCTGCATGGATACCTGCAGTCAGAGCATCTAAAGTGACGGCAATAGATGCTATTCGCCAGGCGAAGGATGTCAAATTAACGAAAAAGAAAGTGAAAACAAGCCGTATCGTCCGTAAACTCTTTGGCTATGAAGCGGAAATTGCTTTGAAGAATTTAAAGAGACATAAGAAACGTTACCAGGTGACTGTTTTTTCACTCATGATCAGCGTTATTCTGTTCTTAACTGTAGGGTTCTATACCAGCTCGTTGACCAAATCATATGAAGTACTGTCGGATGAATTGGAATATGATATTTCCATTAGCGGCACGGGGGAGATAGATGATTCAAACCCATTGTGGAAAACCTATCAAGACATACAAGATTTAGATAGTGTGGAGGAAAGTTTCATTTACAAAGAAGCTAATCTCCAGGCATATTTTCCGGAGCACATGACTGGGGAGAACTATGAAAATTGGGATCAAACGCCTGAAAAAGCAGAAGGTCTTCCGTATAACCTGGAATTAGTCGGCTTATCTGATACGGATTGGGAACAATATCTTGCCGATAATGATATAACGGATAGGGCAGAAAGTGATTTTCGTGGTGTTTTAGTGAACCATGTCACCTATAATGATGGCACGCAATATATCGAAACGGATATGTTAAAAGTGGATACAGGTGATATGCTGCCGCTTCAAGTGAACAGCTACAATGAAGAGACAGAAGATTGGAATTTGGAACAGGGGGAAGACATCGAGCTGCTTGGTCTGACGAATCAATATCCCGTTGGGGATTCCCATGCTGATTCGAAGACCATTTATCTTATTGTACCGGAACAAGTGCTTGAGAATATAGTGGAATCATATCCAAATGAAAGAGCAAGTTTATCCGAGGTATATGTCACCTCTGATGACCCGGATCAGGCGCAAGAAGATATAGAAGCGCTGGGAATTGCGAATGAGGTATCTATTTATAATCAGTATGAAATCAGACGGGATAATGAACAATTTGCACGGGTGTTGTCTATTTTTGTTTACGGGTTTATCATCCTGATTACATTGATCTCTGTTGCTAATATCTTTAATACCATTTCAACAAGTATTGCCTTGCGACGGAGAGAATTTGTAACGATGAAATCGATTGGCATGACGCCAAAAGCTTTTCGTAAAATGATTTATTTTGAGAGCCTGTTTTATGGAATGAAATCCTTGTTGTATGGTTTGCCAATTAGTTTTGTGGTGATGTATATTATTTATTCGCAGACGCAATACGCCTTTGATTACAGTTTCAACATTCCATGGATATATATTGGAATTGCGATTCTAGCTGTATTTCTGATTGTTGGAGCAGCTATGCTTTACTCGATGTCGAAATTGAAGAAGGATAGTATCGTGGAGACGTTAAGACAGGAAAATATTTAA
- a CDS encoding sensor histidine kinase, with amino-acid sequence MKLFLKEHTLLIALNILQFTAILLLYWLDGYRNLLPALYAIFIGFFLLICYLCYQYVSRRSFYKRLSRPLETLDESLQKSSQHPVSEALDDLLRSQYKHYQQQINTIEKEREEHLKLMDQWVHQMKTPISVIELTAQNLDEPDSSSIREETERMKSGLHTILYMARLRTMEQDFHIKPIHLESLVHEVNGENKRFYIRNQVYPKVDERTAGLTVQSDEKWLYFILTQLILNAVKYSAGKSNAVLISMYERGKEAVLEVQDFGIGIPEADKKRIFDAFYTGENGRKFRESTGMGLYLIKEAVEYLHHRIELESQVGEGTIFRIVFSDTQRL; translated from the coding sequence ATGAAGCTATTTTTAAAGGAACATACTTTATTGATTGCGCTTAATATCCTGCAATTTACGGCTATCCTGCTTCTTTATTGGCTGGATGGCTATCGGAACCTGCTGCCGGCGCTGTATGCCATTTTTATCGGCTTCTTTTTGCTGATCTGCTATCTTTGTTATCAATATGTCAGCCGGCGTTCCTTTTATAAGCGATTAAGCAGGCCTTTAGAAACATTGGACGAATCGCTGCAGAAAAGCAGCCAGCATCCTGTTTCTGAAGCATTGGATGACCTGTTGCGCAGTCAGTACAAGCATTATCAGCAGCAGATTAATACCATTGAAAAGGAAAGGGAAGAGCATCTGAAGCTGATGGATCAATGGGTGCATCAGATGAAGACACCGATTTCTGTGATTGAGCTGACCGCGCAGAATCTGGATGAGCCGGATTCGTCCAGTATTCGGGAAGAAACAGAGCGGATGAAGTCGGGATTACATACGATTCTTTATATGGCAAGACTGCGGACGATGGAGCAGGATTTTCATATTAAGCCGATTCATCTGGAGTCACTGGTTCATGAGGTGAATGGGGAAAATAAACGATTTTACATACGTAACCAGGTTTATCCGAAAGTGGATGAAAGAACAGCGGGATTGACCGTGCAAAGCGATGAAAAGTGGCTCTACTTTATTTTGACGCAGCTTATCTTAAATGCAGTGAAGTATTCTGCAGGAAAGAGTAATGCCGTGCTTATTTCCATGTATGAACGCGGGAAAGAGGCTGTCTTAGAAGTACAGGATTTTGGAATAGGCATTCCGGAAGCGGATAAGAAACGTATTTTTGATGCTTTTTATACAGGAGAAAACGGAAGGAAATTCAGAGAATCTACGGGGATGGGGCTGTATTTAATCAAAGAAGCTGTGGAGTATCTGCATCATCGGATTGAATTGGAATCACAGGTTGGCGAAGGGACAATATTTCGGATTGTTTTTTCGGATACGCAGAGGTTATGA
- a CDS encoding type II toxin-antitoxin system RelE/ParE family toxin, which translates to MNTHYKVIYLPLAVSDLRNIVDYIQNTLKAPEAAIELVNHLDNSIARLEQFPYSCRVYQPAKELEDEYRLLQVKNYIVFYTVKNDKVMIHRVVYSKMDLTKVLSPRKDSQEDSCNE; encoded by the coding sequence TTGAACACGCATTATAAGGTAATTTATTTACCTTTAGCAGTCAGTGATTTAAGGAATATTGTAGATTATATTCAAAACACGTTAAAAGCACCTGAAGCAGCAATAGAGTTAGTTAATCATTTGGATAACTCTATAGCGAGGTTAGAACAGTTTCCTTATTCTTGTAGAGTTTATCAGCCTGCTAAGGAACTAGAAGATGAATATAGGCTATTACAGGTAAAAAATTATATTGTCTTTTATACAGTAAAGAATGATAAAGTAATGATTCATCGAGTAGTTTATTCTAAAATGGATTTAACAAAAGTTTTATCACCTCGTAAGGATTCACAAGAAGACTCTTGTAATGAATAA
- a CDS encoding YxeA family protein has protein sequence MKKGIKILVGMLIVFIFAAVAIQKTTAGIIPLTDWLLQKPVETYYVETSDDNYEKLWNGNYKYVFSGFNEDGDEQQITRVIDRELQTDAFLQMDASGSYGKGWGEVMEEEIPEAALLQLD, from the coding sequence ATGAAAAAAGGAATAAAAATACTGGTTGGAATGTTGATTGTATTCATTTTTGCAGCTGTTGCTATCCAAAAGACGACAGCCGGAATCATCCCGCTGACAGACTGGTTATTACAGAAGCCTGTGGAAACCTACTATGTAGAAACATCAGATGATAATTATGAAAAACTATGGAACGGAAATTATAAGTATGTCTTTTCAGGATTTAACGAAGATGGCGATGAGCAACAGATTACGAGAGTGATAGATAGAGAATTACAGACAGATGCTTTTCTTCAGATGGACGCTTCCGGCAGCTATGGGAAAGGCTGGGGAGAAGTGATGGAAGAAGAAATTCCAGAAGCAGCCTTACTGCAATTGGATTAA
- a CDS encoding ABC transporter ATP-binding protein — MVVELMRVENLSKVYGKGDTAVKALDNVSFSVEQGEFVAIIGPSGSGKSTLLHLLGGVDRPTDGKVFIENTDIYELNETQLAVFRRRQIGLIYQFYNLLPVLTVEENITLPMLLDSHQVEKKHFKELIEILGLHNRLDYLPNQLSGGQQQRVSIGRALISNPSIILADEPTGNLDSKNSKEIIDLLKLFNKTYHQTLVVITHDERIALQADRIISIEDGVIAKDEVIRQ; from the coding sequence ATGGTAGTGGAATTAATGCGGGTTGAAAATTTGTCTAAAGTGTACGGAAAAGGTGACACGGCGGTAAAAGCATTGGATAATGTATCATTTTCCGTGGAGCAGGGGGAGTTTGTAGCAATTATTGGACCGTCTGGTTCCGGGAAATCGACACTGCTTCATTTACTGGGAGGTGTCGATCGGCCGACGGATGGCAAGGTGTTTATAGAGAATACGGACATCTATGAATTAAATGAAACACAGTTAGCTGTCTTTCGCAGGAGGCAGATTGGCTTAATCTATCAGTTTTACAATCTCCTGCCGGTTTTAACAGTAGAGGAAAATATTACATTGCCGATGCTGTTAGACTCCCATCAAGTGGAAAAAAAGCACTTCAAGGAATTGATAGAAATTCTAGGACTTCATAATCGATTAGACTATTTACCGAATCAGCTATCTGGAGGTCAACAGCAGCGTGTATCCATTGGCAGAGCTTTAATCAGTAATCCATCTATTATTCTTGCAGATGAGCCGACAGGGAATCTAGACAGTAAGAATAGTAAAGAAATCATTGATTTATTAAAACTATTTAATAAAACATATCACCAGACATTGGTCGTCATTACCCATGATGAACGAATTGCCCTTCAGGCTGATCGGATTATTTCCATTGAGGACGGTGTGATCGCCAAGGACGAGGTGATTCGCCAATGA
- a CDS encoding GNAT family N-acetyltransferase has product MQWKKPSSEDYTALIQLWEKSVLATHDFLKSKDREEMKAEIPTYFPQLDMKSWYHDDTLIGFSGVNERNLEMLFLDPDQIGKGFGSIIIKDLIEKDGIQFVDVNKDNTSATAFYLKHRFQVIGESEQDGQGRDYALLHLGLDGVTE; this is encoded by the coding sequence ATGCAATGGAAAAAGCCTAGCAGTGAAGATTATACTGCTCTGATTCAATTATGGGAGAAATCTGTGTTAGCAACACATGATTTTTTGAAATCCAAAGATAGAGAAGAAATGAAAGCAGAAATTCCAACTTATTTCCCGCAACTAGATATGAAATCGTGGTACCATGATGATACATTGATTGGGTTTTCTGGTGTGAATGAAAGAAATTTGGAAATGTTGTTTTTAGACCCGGACCAAATAGGGAAGGGATTTGGCAGCATTATTATAAAGGATTTAATAGAAAAAGATGGCATTCAATTCGTAGATGTAAATAAGGACAATACATCAGCTACTGCTTTTTATTTGAAGCATCGATTTCAAGTGATTGGAGAATCCGAACAAGATGGGCAGGGAAGAGATTATGCCCTGCTGCATTTAGGTTTGGACGGAGTCACGGAATAA
- a CDS encoding response regulator transcription factor, translating into MQTIMIVEDDPKITKHLQDYIEKYGYRVSFVTDFERIMEVFQETKPDLVLLDINLPSYDGFYWCRQIRTASTCPVIFISARTGEMDQVMALENGGDDFITKPFSAEIVMAKIRSQLRRAYGAYAQDAKERFLEVEGLKLLPERLELTFAGEETFLSKKEADIIETLMNRYPRVAGREDLLEKLWDDQTYVDENTLNVNITRVRKKLQAVGIEDGVETVRGVGYRLKSM; encoded by the coding sequence ATGCAGACCATTATGATTGTAGAAGATGACCCGAAGATTACAAAACATCTGCAGGATTACATTGAAAAATATGGCTACCGAGTATCTTTTGTCACGGATTTTGAACGGATTATGGAAGTGTTCCAAGAAACAAAGCCTGATCTGGTGCTTTTAGATATTAATTTACCGAGCTATGATGGCTTTTACTGGTGCAGGCAAATTCGCACAGCATCCACTTGTCCGGTCATTTTTATTTCCGCACGGACAGGGGAGATGGATCAGGTAATGGCACTCGAAAATGGCGGTGATGACTTTATCACGAAACCGTTTAGTGCGGAAATTGTGATGGCTAAAATACGGAGTCAGCTGCGCCGTGCCTATGGAGCATATGCACAGGATGCGAAGGAGCGTTTTTTGGAAGTAGAAGGTCTGAAATTATTACCGGAACGACTGGAATTAACCTTTGCAGGGGAAGAAACGTTTTTATCCAAAAAAGAAGCGGATATTATCGAAACGTTAATGAACCGTTACCCGCGCGTTGCCGGCAGGGAGGATTTGCTGGAGAAGCTTTGGGATGACCAGACTTACGTGGATGAAAATACATTGAATGTCAATATCACAAGAGTGCGAAAAAAGCTGCAGGCTGTTGGAATAGAAGATGGTGTGGAAACGGTCAGAGGAGTCGGATATCGGCTGAAAAGCATGTGA
- a CDS encoding type II toxin-antitoxin system Phd/YefM family antitoxin — protein MVNIRPVSDLRNNFTDISRTIHETSEPVFLTKNGYGDMVVMSIEAYERKMFESDIYLKLKEAEIEAKSTDKRYTHEEVFSELRSRIKDKDTDNV, from the coding sequence ATGGTAAACATTCGTCCTGTTTCAGATTTAAGAAATAATTTTACAGATATTTCAAGAACGATACATGAAACATCCGAACCGGTGTTCTTGACCAAGAATGGATATGGTGACATGGTTGTCATGAGTATAGAAGCGTATGAACGGAAAATGTTTGAAAGTGATATTTATTTAAAATTAAAAGAAGCAGAAATAGAGGCTAAATCAACAGATAAAAGGTATACGCATGAAGAAGTGTTTTCAGAGTTAAGGTCCAGAATAAAAGATAAGGACACAGATAATGTATAA